A genomic region of Acidobacteriota bacterium contains the following coding sequences:
- a CDS encoding AAA family ATPase, producing MGREADLFDLMARNGYVPDEPVFEDFCESLKSGRAWLISGTRGSGKTAFPEALAAACNLSTCVVAGRDGLKQEEILYDWDGEEQEVWMREHLALAKRLPVEEQAGFLDNARRSKWQRRFLILGEVGMAYDLAAIAASSTPRKPPPVLILDESDKFGASIEDSLLMPLERGLIYIPRYEGGTIGISDWQSRPIVITTSNDLRHKLSSPFISRHVYSRFSSPSLEKELEILSTRNRNATSVQLALTTKLIDAVRGIAGLEDHPSVRESIDIVAAFERDSIESLNPKSLVRYFCYFVKTGSSRELLTLQLDYLLAMINAFHPDIDSWLASRDSNWKLRWPQLSGSSI from the coding sequence ATGGGACGTGAAGCCGATCTATTTGATCTGATGGCTCGCAACGGATATGTACCCGATGAACCAGTATTCGAGGATTTTTGCGAAAGCTTAAAATCCGGTCGTGCATGGCTGATATCGGGAACAAGAGGCAGCGGAAAGACTGCTTTTCCGGAAGCACTAGCTGCAGCCTGCAATCTTTCTACGTGCGTCGTGGCCGGTCGGGATGGTTTGAAGCAGGAAGAGATCCTTTATGACTGGGACGGCGAGGAGCAGGAAGTTTGGATGAGAGAACACCTTGCTCTCGCAAAACGGCTGCCAGTCGAAGAGCAGGCCGGGTTTCTCGACAACGCTCGGCGATCTAAATGGCAGCGCCGATTTCTGATTCTTGGTGAAGTTGGAATGGCCTATGACCTTGCAGCAATCGCTGCATCTAGCACTCCAAGAAAACCGCCGCCGGTCTTGATCCTTGATGAAAGCGATAAATTTGGAGCGAGCATAGAAGATTCCCTTCTTATGCCGCTCGAACGCGGACTCATCTACATTCCCCGATACGAAGGCGGAACCATCGGCATTTCCGATTGGCAGTCAAGACCTATAGTTATCACGACCTCAAACGATCTTCGACATAAACTCAGTTCGCCGTTTATTTCGAGACACGTCTATAGCCGTTTCTCAAGCCCGTCACTGGAGAAGGAACTTGAGATCTTATCCACGAGAAACAGAAACGCCACATCAGTCCAGTTGGCTCTCACAACCAAGCTGATCGATGCCGTTCGCGGCATCGCGGGTTTGGAGGATCATCCGAGCGTTCGTGAATCGATCGACATAGTTGCCGCATTCGAGCGGGACTCGATCGAATCGCTGAATCCGAAAAGCCTTGTTCGGTATTTCTGTTATTTCGTAAAGACGGGTTCATCCCGAGAACTGCTCACTCTTCAGCTCGACTATCTTCTCGCGATGATTAACGCTTTCCACCCGGATATCGATTCGTGGCTTGCCTCACGAGATTCCAATTGGAAGCTTCGGTGGCCGCAACTATCCGGTTCTTCAATATGA
- a CDS encoding type IV secretory system conjugative DNA transfer family protein: MFSREWIEKFDASYGIPRKANEQYLPSYQAFWQWSADIGMCLFFITLGLLGSLLCLYAGILLDVYGLITLVFWAMALICVAGSFVDAYSLMWAYRVRRMSTAHGSARWAKASDLIRCGLMNRIKGLPLPANALPLAKAFRGRDVFLPASQWLRHFVMFGPTGSGKSKTFFMSMIRAILKKSSCLVYDPKGELFAQTAKSAKTIYRLDLNDPTKSDRWNFIPKCRNDPAFACQIAGMMIGIEGRRRTNADPFWGDAEQIALTAILLHISEVYREKAIPAFAADFLLFLSGESDEAFNDAMMNSPSLYAKQAYLAFRQAPVQTRGSILIGLYNKLRPFTLAPARMVTSPPAKDETALGCRVIDFSDLRESGTAVYLVVSEGAADVYKELIATFIGQAVMEMRLDGVNEPEFPCFVLIDEAYQLNVSEVKRISGIGRGRGVGLGLGYQDLPQMYDQYGREQANAILGTIMTKIFLPGLDDVTADYASKQLGDTTIFSKTFQDYPGKKQDNTRYAEQKRALMLPTEIRQTAAHSEVLIISDTAPPIRAAYPPFAVSNEMYLAPNKGAPKEVHLGDIDAQFSLSGDAGKVKLTDPERTSLKEIISAGVDRVLSSERIAELVGSSPSETESDFLLDVESAENSDLIKNALHRLPEDVRFMTTSAPVSQLSQI, from the coding sequence ATGTTTTCTCGAGAATGGATTGAGAAATTCGACGCTTCCTATGGGATACCACGGAAAGCCAACGAGCAATATTTGCCGTCGTATCAGGCATTTTGGCAATGGTCTGCGGATATTGGAATGTGTCTGTTCTTCATCACATTGGGGCTACTCGGATCATTACTTTGCTTGTATGCAGGAATCCTATTGGACGTCTATGGGCTGATCACTTTGGTCTTTTGGGCGATGGCATTGATATGTGTCGCTGGCTCATTTGTAGATGCGTACTCGCTGATGTGGGCCTACCGCGTCCGACGAATGAGTACCGCCCACGGCTCTGCGAGGTGGGCGAAGGCCTCTGACTTGATCCGCTGTGGTCTGATGAACCGGATCAAAGGACTGCCGTTACCCGCAAATGCGCTTCCCCTTGCAAAAGCCTTTCGTGGCCGCGATGTTTTTCTTCCCGCGAGCCAGTGGCTCCGCCACTTTGTCATGTTCGGCCCAACCGGATCCGGCAAATCAAAAACCTTCTTCATGTCGATGATCCGGGCGATCCTTAAGAAGTCATCGTGTCTGGTTTACGACCCAAAGGGTGAGCTTTTTGCCCAGACTGCCAAATCAGCCAAAACGATCTATCGTTTGGACCTCAACGACCCGACAAAAAGCGATCGATGGAACTTCATTCCCAAATGTAGAAACGATCCGGCTTTTGCATGTCAGATTGCCGGAATGATGATCGGGATCGAAGGCCGCCGCCGCACGAATGCCGATCCGTTCTGGGGCGATGCCGAACAAATAGCATTGACCGCGATCTTGTTGCACATATCAGAGGTTTATCGCGAGAAAGCGATTCCCGCGTTTGCAGCAGACTTTCTTCTATTTCTTAGCGGTGAAAGCGATGAGGCTTTCAACGATGCGATGATGAATTCGCCTAGTCTGTACGCAAAACAGGCTTACCTGGCTTTTCGACAGGCACCGGTGCAGACCCGTGGCTCGATTCTGATCGGTCTGTATAACAAGTTGCGACCGTTTACTCTTGCTCCTGCCCGGATGGTTACTTCCCCGCCAGCCAAGGATGAAACTGCACTAGGTTGCCGGGTGATAGACTTTTCAGATCTTCGCGAATCCGGAACTGCTGTTTACCTGGTTGTTTCGGAAGGAGCTGCGGACGTGTACAAGGAACTGATAGCAACCTTCATCGGACAGGCCGTTATGGAAATGAGACTTGATGGTGTTAATGAACCGGAGTTTCCTTGTTTTGTCCTTATTGACGAGGCCTATCAGTTGAACGTTTCCGAAGTGAAGCGAATCTCAGGCATCGGCCGAGGTCGTGGCGTGGGATTAGGTCTCGGATATCAGGACCTGCCTCAGATGTATGACCAATATGGACGAGAGCAGGCGAACGCGATTCTTGGAACCATAATGACCAAGATATTTCTCCCCGGCCTAGACGACGTGACCGCTGATTACGCATCAAAGCAGCTTGGCGATACAACGATCTTTTCAAAGACCTTTCAGGACTATCCGGGGAAGAAGCAGGACAATACAAGATATGCCGAGCAAAAACGTGCTCTTATGCTGCCGACCGAGATCCGGCAGACAGCTGCCCATTCAGAAGTTCTAATAATAAGCGACACTGCACCGCCAATTCGCGCAGCTTACCCTCCGTTCGCGGTGTCAAATGAAATGTATCTTGCTCCCAACAAAGGGGCCCCGAAAGAAGTTCATCTGGGCGATATAGACGCACAATTCTCGCTTTCTGGTGATGCTGGGAAAGTTAAACTGACAGATCCCGAAAGGACTTCGTTAAAAGAAATAATTTCAGCCGGTGTTGACAGAGTGTTGTCCAGTGAAAGAATTGCGGAGTTAGTTGGATCGTCACCAAGCGAAACCGAATCTGATTTTCTGCTCGATGTAGAATCCGCCGAGAACTCCGATTTGATTAAGAATGCCCTGCACCGCCTTCCTGAGGATGTGCGATTCATGACGACTTCCGCCCCCGTCAGTCAACTTTCGCAAATTTAG